Proteins found in one Ptychodera flava strain L36383 chromosome 16, AS_Pfla_20210202, whole genome shotgun sequence genomic segment:
- the LOC139114693 gene encoding arylsulfatase B-like: protein MRMHHKGRLVVCFLLALTCSFVVRNHKSALFQRDSSSIVPPKKPNIVFILADDLGWGDVGYQNSLVITPTIDKLAREGVILNQSYVPQSCSPSRAAIMSGYYPYRLGFQEGPLIQNMPTGVPLHLTLLPRKLKQLGYSTYMVGKWHLGFCKKEYTPNGRGFDHFYGFYGGGEKYFTHVLGRGLDLQYDFEPDRTQNGTYSTYLFSDKAVEFIKTHDKSKPFFLYLAFQSVHSPLQVPEKYTDMYPSVTNENRRIKLGMITAMDDSIAKLVNALRRHELWDNTLIVFSTDNGGPQNERFEGSNWPLRGTKKSLFEGGTRAVGFIHGSMLEKTGYVNNQLIHAVDWHPTLSTVAGAKKLDPEMDGLNVWNTLRKNEPSPRKEFMYNILERIPIAGIRVNNYKLIVGNPYFTACRVPPPETKMELDVECTSLIRNGVYLYDLENDPTESFNLAEKMPQRVKEMNTRIEEYKKKLVPTLDPGISVALLSDPQNFGGVWAPGWC, encoded by the exons ATGCGCATGCATCATAAAGGCCGTCTTGTGGTATGTTTTTTGTTGGCCCTTACATGTTCCTTCGTCGTGCGAAATCATAAAAGTGCTCTTTTCCAGCGAGATTCGTCCTCTATTGTTCCTCCCAAGAAGCCTAACATCGTATTCATCTTAGCCGATGACCTTG GATGGGGCGATGTTGGCTATCAAAATTCTCTGGTGATCACACCTACGATCGATAAATTAGCCAGAGAGGGCGTCATTCTAAATCAGTCTTATGTTCCACAGTCCTGCAGTCC GTCCAGGGCAGCTATTATGAGTGGATATTACCCGTACCGATTAGGCTTCCAG GAGGGTCCCCTGATACAAAATATGCCGACTGGGGTTCCGTTACATTTAACGTTACTTCCCAGAAAATTAAAACAACTGGGATATTCGACTTACATGGTGGGAAA ATGGCATTTGGGTTTTTGTAAGAAAGAATACACACCGAATGGACGAGGATTTGATCACTTTTATGGATTCTATGGCGGTGGCGAAAAATACTTCACACATGTATTAG GACGTGGCTTGGATCTTCAATATGACTTTGAACCTGACAGAACACAAAACGGAACTTATTCAACG TATTTGTTCAGTGACAAAGCTGTTGAGTTTATTAAAACTCACGACAAGTCCAAGCCATTTTTTCTGTACCTGGCCTTTCAGAGTGTCCACAGTCCACTTCAG GTTCCAGAAAAATACACTGATATGTATCCATCAGTTACGAATGAAAACCGACGAATCAAACTAG GCATGATTACAGCCATGGATGACAGTATTGCTAAGTTGGTAAACGCTCTCCGAAGGCATGAATTGTGGGATAACACTCTCATCGTATTTTCGACGGAT AACGGGGGACCACAGAACGAAAGATTTGAAGGTAGCAATTGGCCTCTACGCGGAACTAAGAAATCATTGTTCGAAGGTGGTACCCGGGCTGTTGGCTTCATTCATGGTAGTATGCTAGAGAAGACGGGTTATGTAAACAACCA ACTTATACACGCCGTTGACTGGCACCCAACGTTATCCACTGTTGCTGGAGCAAAGAAACTAG ATCCTGAAATGGATGGTTTAAATGTGTGGAACACCTTGAGAAAGAACGAGCCATCGCCACGAAAGGAATTTATGTATAATATCTTAGAAAGGATACCTATAGCGGGCATCAG GGTTAATAACTACAAGTTGATAGTAGGCAATCCTTACTTTACAG CATGCAGAGTTCCACCCCCCGAGACAAAGATGGAATTAGACGTTGAATGTACATCTTTAATAAGAAATGGCGTTTATTTGTACGACTTAGAAA ACGACCCAACCGAAAGTTTTAACCTCGCAGAGAAAATGCCGCAGAGAGTGAAAGAAATGAACACACGGATAGAAGAGTACAAGAAGAAGCTTGTGCCCACATTGGATCCAGGCATTTCTGTAGCGCTACTCTCAGACCCACAAAATTTTGGAGGTGTCTGGGCTCCTGGATGGTGTTAA